A section of the Chlorocebus sabaeus isolate Y175 chromosome 17, mChlSab1.0.hap1, whole genome shotgun sequence genome encodes:
- the VEGFA gene encoding vascular endothelial growth factor A, long form isoform X5 → MAEGGGQNHHEVVKFMDVYQRSYCHPIETLVDIFQEYPDEIEYIFKPSCVPLMRCGGCCNDEGLECVPTEESNITMQIMRIKPHQGQHIGEMSFLQHNKCECRPKKDRARQENPCGPCSERRKHLFVQDPQTCKCSCKNTDSRCKARQLELNERTCRCDKPRR, encoded by the exons TGGTAAAGTTCATGGATGTCTATCAGCGCAGCTACTGCCATCCAATCGAGACCCTGGTGGACATCTTCCAGGAGTACCCTGATGAGATTGAGTACATCTTCAAGCCGTCCTGTGTGCCCCTGATGCGATGTGGGGGCTGCTGCAATGACGAGGGCCTGGAGTGTGTGCCCACTGAGGAGTCCAACATCACCATGCAG ATTATGCGGATCAAACCTCACCAAGGCCAGCACATAGGAGAGATGAGCTTCCTACAGCACAACAAATGTGAATGCAG ACCAAAGAAAGATAGAGCAAGACAAGAAAA TCCCTGTGGGCCTTGCTCAGAGCGGAGAAAGCATTTGTTTGTACAAGATCCGCAGACGTGTAAATGTTCCTGCAAAAACACAGACTCGCGTTGCAAGGCGAGGCAGCTTGAGTTAAACGAACGTACTTGCAG ATGTGACAAGCCGAGGCGGTGA
- the VEGFA gene encoding vascular endothelial growth factor A, long form isoform X4, translating to MAEGGGQNHHEVVKFMDVYQRSYCHPIETLVDIFQEYPDEIEYIFKPSCVPLMRCGGCCNDEGLECVPTEESNITMQIMRIKPHQGQHIGEMSFLQHNKCECRPKKDRARQEKKSVRGKGKGQKRKRKKSRYKSWSVPCGPCSERRKHLFVQDPQTCKCSCKNTDSRCKARQLELNERTCRCDKPRR from the exons TGGTAAAGTTCATGGATGTCTATCAGCGCAGCTACTGCCATCCAATCGAGACCCTGGTGGACATCTTCCAGGAGTACCCTGATGAGATTGAGTACATCTTCAAGCCGTCCTGTGTGCCCCTGATGCGATGTGGGGGCTGCTGCAATGACGAGGGCCTGGAGTGTGTGCCCACTGAGGAGTCCAACATCACCATGCAG ATTATGCGGATCAAACCTCACCAAGGCCAGCACATAGGAGAGATGAGCTTCCTACAGCACAACAAATGTGAATGCAG ACCAAAGAAAGATAGAGCAAGACAAGAAAA aaaatcagttcgaggaaagggaaaggggcaAAAACGAAAGCGCAAGAAATCCCGGTATAAGTCCTGGAGCGT TCCCTGTGGGCCTTGCTCAGAGCGGAGAAAGCATTTGTTTGTACAAGATCCGCAGACGTGTAAATGTTCCTGCAAAAACACAGACTCGCGTTGCAAGGCGAGGCAGCTTGAGTTAAACGAACGTACTTGCAG ATGTGACAAGCCGAGGCGGTGA